Proteins co-encoded in one Theileria equi strain WA chromosome 3, complete sequence genomic window:
- a CDS encoding hypothetical protein (encoded by transcript BEWA_009530A) yields the protein MMVFKSEAHKSLYHRMIQLQITAKLLKRFGGIGQQECRVLNKPSCKRFIALWANDILDKLPKDFKLQEEYIRTATGNLSSTILSSDETKELLENDESLKWLVNRIKNNNDCVPKPYFPSLLRNSMIQFPFNNYDIDKSRELYGLLKFPFYRLTCDIYPEASESFTELTEPNLDNESKNYEPDENINKEMKLHEEANPNAYNYGTSNYIYAPSEMETGLNDL from the exons ATGATGGTTTTCAAGAGTGAAGCTCATAAATCCCTTTATCATCGCATGATCCAGCTACAAATAACAGCCAAACTTTTGAAAAGATTTGGTGGCATTGGACAACAAGAATGTAGAGTTTTAAATAAGCCTTCATGCAAGCGTTTCATAGCATTGTGGGCAAATGATATCCTGGATAAGTTACCGAAAGATTTCAAGCTTCAAGAAGAGTACATTCGAACTGCGACCGGGAATTTATCCAGTACCATATTATCCAGTGATGAAACAAAG GAGTTATTGGAAAATGACGAATCACTTAAATGGTTAGTAAATAGAATTAAAAACAATAATGACTGTGTACCTAAGCCGTATTTCCCTTCGTTACTTCGAAATTCAATGATTCAGTTTCCATTTAATAATTATGATATTGATAAGTCAAGGGAACTGTATGGGTTACtcaaatttccattttatcGTTTGACGTGTGACATCTACCCGGAAGCTTCAGAGTCCTTTACTGAATTAACTGAACCTAACTTGGATAATGAATCTAAAAACTACGAACcagatgaaaatataaacaaggaAATGAAATTGCATGAAGAGGCCAATCCTAACGCATATAACTATGGTACTTCAAATTATATATATGCTCCCAGTGAAATGGAGACCGGTTTAAatgatttataa
- a CDS encoding phosphoglycerate mutase, putative (encoded by transcript BEWA_009500A), with protein MLTLVLVRHGESVMNKENRFCGWIDVDLSPNGELEAISAAESLKSAGIQFGHVFTSVLKRAIQTSKFILEKIGQADLPSTSSWRLNERHYGSLQGLNKAEVAEKYGEEQVKLWRRSYDIPPPPCDVTSEYFPGNDLRYSEIPADEIPNGESLKLTQKRVLPFWNERIVPELKHGAPVLVVAHGNSLRSLIQYLEALTEEEILEFNLPTAVPVVYELDESLKVCSKRYLMNEEELKAKMASTSSVSNKKN; from the exons atgctTACTCTCGTATTGGTTAGGCATG GTGAAAGTGTCATGAACAAGGAAAATCGCTTTTGCGGTTGGATTGATGTAGATTTGAGCCCAAACGGAGAACTAGAAGCAAT TTCTGCTGCTGAATCGTTGAAGTCTGCTGGTATTCAGTTTGGTCATGTTTTCACATCCGTCTTGAAGCGCGCGATTCAAACTTCCAAgtttattcttgaaaaaataGGCCAAGCAGATCTACCTTCTACTTCTTCATGGAGGTTAAATGAAAGGCACTATGGATCCCTGCAGGGTTTGAACAAGGCCGAGGTCGCCGAAAAGTACGGAGAGGAGCAAGTAAAATTATGGAGGCGTTCGTATGATATTCCTCCACCACCATGTGATGTTACTAGTGAATACTTTCCCGGTAACGATCTCAGATATTCTGAAATCCCTGCTGATGAGATTCCAAACGGTGAAAGTCTTAAGCTAACTCAAAAAAGGGTATTGCCATTTTGGAACGAAAGGATTGTCCCAGAACTTAAACATGGTGCCCCTGTCTTGGTTGTAG CACATGGAAATAGTCTAAGAAGCTTGATCCAGTATTTGGAGGCACTCACTGAGGAGGAAATTCTGGAGTTCAATTTACCTACAGCGGTACCTGTCGTTTATGAATTAGATGAAAGCCTTAAAGTCTGTTCAAAGAGATACTTGATGAACGAGGAGGAACTCAAG GCTAAAATGGCATCAACATCATCCGTATCAAATAAGAAAAACTAG
- a CDS encoding acetyltransferase, GNAT family domain-containing protein (encoded by transcript BEWA_009490A): MLNIRGFLGSEKKDGPYLRNPSRMAGGRVNNPSILIREITVDDSKNVCKLLFDHFRSLTIPAIVYWMVQHIHDIIAIVVINSFLLPFRNLVYFCLLFLVYLFVRARYEIENHIKHCCPDLVDVYKTYRTTKASNFWVAYFTDKIANTPSIGSQTSSITPSGQVSIQSMPSISPGDVRSTNIAEQTLTPTHSISENSSPNGNKVPKDDIIIDKKCKNNEILGCIGITPYRNRSNIAQMVRLVVSKKCRNMKVGTRLLNHLEQHALDSGYTEIRVFTNNLNTAYLHFLKQNGFEIIQIVRRGLMRGDLIIWNKVLKQSDYLITDGNSTKVGDACFIPE, from the exons ATGCTTAATATACGAGGTTTTCTTGGGTCAGAGAAAAAAGATGGGCCTTATTTAAGAAACCCATCTCGTATGGCCGGGGGACGTGTAAATAATCCATCTATACTTATACGTGAGATTACTGTAGATGACtcaaaaaatgtttgtaaatTATTATTCGATCATTTTCGTTCTTTAACAATACCGGCAATAGTATATTGGATGGTTCAACATATTCATGACATAATTGCAATTGTGGTTATAAATTCATTTTTGCTCCCATTTCGTAATTTGGTATACTTCTGTTTGCTTTTTTTAGTTTATTTATTTGTTAGAGCGAGATATGAAATAGAAAATCATATTAAACATTGTTGTCCAGATCTGGTCGACGTTTATAAAACATACCGTACTACAAAGGCTTCTAATTTTTGGGTTGCCTATTTCACTGATAAAATTGCAAATACACCATCTATTGGATCGCAGACATCCTCAATAACTCCATCTGGGCAGGTGTCAATTCAAAGTATGCCATCCATATCACCAGGGGATGTACGGTCAACAAATATCGCTGAACAGACCCTTACACCTACTCATTCAATCTCCGAAAATTCATCTCCCAACGGAAATAAGGTTCCGAAAGATGACATAATAATAgacaaaaaatgcaaaaacaATGAAATTCTAGGGTGTATAGGAATTACACCTTATAGGAATAGATCTAACATAGCACAAATGGTTAGGTTGGTCGTTAGcaaaaaatgcagaaataTGAAAGTTGGTACTAGGTTACTTAACCACTTGGAGCAACATGCTCTTGACTCAGGATACACTGAAATCAGGGTTTTCACAAACAATTTGAACACAGCATATTTGCACTTCCTTAAGCAGAATGGATTCGAAATCATTCAGATTGTAAGGAGAGGATTAATGAGAGGTGATTTAATTATATGGAACAAGGTTCTCAAACAAAGTGACTATCTTATCACAG ATGGAAATTCTACAAAGGTAGGAGATGCCTGTTTTATACCGGAATAA
- a CDS encoding hypothetical protein (encoded by transcript BEWA_009510A), with amino-acid sequence MEVLRGTCDINHNRHSRIKPKRRSFNCFSWYIIFITVFSTACVFSICKNAIVNHVSFGLTINKGYEIADDGSFIVVTSSGRKVCAKTYLRPYNLDCSHVWIQGENKQRISALIIYHIDEVLDTEYTYGKPYDSDFFLFSHGNNTDIGHMFYLCFKLCLMLKVNLVSYDYSGYGYSTGKTTERNLYENIVLVYDYLVEQLKVESKRIILYGNSIGSATSCYIASHPDLYPIGGLILHSPLASGLRIFFKSISKSHWFDAFNNIEFLKKSSLIPIFIIHGTCDSQIPLSHAIQLACIVKERHDHLNNIIEPTIEPKSDLEAEERSIHKNTESVIFSPKSQFMHKIKDYDVSSYTDKYIRTWWVEGADHNNIEVKYSGAYYEQLLSFLDLCRHWRTSAL; translated from the exons ATGGAAGTTTTGAGGGGAACTTGTGATATAAATCATAACCGTCACTCAAGAATAAAGCCGAAACGTCGCAGTTTTAACTGCTTTTCATGGTatattatatttataaCCGTTTTTAGCACTGCTTGTGTTTTTAGTAT TTGCAAGAATGCGATTGTAAATCATGTATCTTTCGGGTTGACTATAAATAAGGGTTATGAGATAGCTGATGATGGTAGTTTCATAGTTGTAACTTCCAGTGGACGAAAGGTTTGTGCAAAGACATATTTAAGGCCATATAATTTGGATTGTTCACATGTATGGATACAAGGGGAAAATAAACAACGTATATCAGCTTTGATTATCTATCATATCGATGAAGTTTTAGACACAGAATATACATATGGCAAACCGTATGACTCGGATTTTTTTCTCTTTAGCCATGGGAATAACACAGACATTGGACATATGTTTTACCTTTGCTTTAAGCTATGCCTAATGCTTAAGGTTAATTTGGTATCATATGATTATAGTGGTTACGGTTATAGTACAGGAAAAACAACGGAACGCAATTTATATGAAAATATAGTCCTAGTTTATGATTATTTAGTTGAACAATTAAAGGTTGAATCCAAACGtataattttgtatggaaactctataggATCAGCTACATCGTGTTATATTGCGAGCCATCCGGATTTATACCCTATTGGGGGATTAATTTTGCATTCACCGTTGGCTTCTGGATTAAGAATTTTTTTCAAATCTATTTCAAAATCGCATTGGTTCGATGCTTTTAACAACATCGAATTCCTTAAAAAATCTTCTCTGATTccaatatttataatacaTGGAACTTGCGATAGCCAAATTCCACTTTCTCATGCCATACAATTGGCATGCATTGTCAAGGAAAGACATGACCATTTGAATAACATAATAGAGCCCACCATAGAACCCAAATCTGACCTTGAAGCTGAGGAACGTAGTATACATAAGAATACAGAGTCCGTGATTTTTTCACCTAAAAGTCAATTTATGCACAAGATCAAAGACTATGATGTTTCAAGTTATACCGATAAATACATAAGGACCTGGTGGGTTGAGGGCGCTGATCACAACAATATCGAAGTTAAATACTCTGGAGCATACTACGAACAGCTACTCAGCTTTTTAGATCTATGCAGACACTGGAGAACTAGCGCATTATAG
- a CDS encoding hypothetical protein (encoded by transcript BEWA_009550A), whose amino-acid sequence MAKTMNNVESTSDYFDVVNKGLDTLSFGEENNTISDGLLVKFKTEEMKDKVLQVEPKPSAQFDNEKWTKICKITHNVLLANIKQYNNDNNKISNSSMHPIILATDLKHNPEHTSKFETSVKLWDLNLLEFISLASSIGSSDFSFAFKLVDVPISPKSTEVSHKHKFVIHKLRHFCFRGAPQNKGPSSHTHGKFKLDSQTISPPKAQRSGSQDKPSIQERKGRVLEKFHVKGEVKAPANWDIKLKHDNSWDDPSNCKGGIFSLGDIKSDGKVSASSDGGSSTSALKNLSCLVQDFKVATKSNNTLVGNDDLNQIKMKDIDNFVFFDEDDDSLKSSQFSKFFKVFNDQKVQVR is encoded by the exons ATGGCCAAAACAATGAATAATGTAGAATCGACATCAGATTATTTTGATGTCGTAAACAAGGGGCTAGATACGCTAAGTTTTGGTGAGGAAAACAACACTATTAGCGATGGATTATTGGTTAAGTTTAAGACGGAAGAGATGAAAGataaagttttacaagtgGAACCTAAGCCTTCCGCTCAGTTTGATAATGAAAAATGGACgaaaatatgcaaaatcACCCACAATGTACTGTTGGCAAACATTAAGCAATACAATAATGATAATAACAAAATCTCTAATTCATCAATGCATCCTATTATTTTGGCCACCGATCTAAAACATAACCCAGAGCATACTTCCAAATTCGAAACATCCGTAAAATTGTGGGATTTGAACCTATTAGAATTCATATCATTAGCATCATCCATTggttcttcagattttTCTTTTGCTTTCAAGCTTGTTGATGTTCCAATATCCCCAAAATCTACTGAAGTTTCACATAAACACAAGTTTGTCATCCATAAATTAAGACATTTTTGCTTCAGGGGAGCACCTCAGAATAAGGGTCCATCCTCTCACACTCATGGAAAATTTAAGCTCGATTC ACAAACAATATCGCCTCCAAAGGCACAGAGAAGTGGATCACAGGACAAACCGAGTATACAAGAGAGAAAGGGTAGGGTATTGGAAAAGTTTCATGTCAAGGGAGAAGTTAAGGCTCCAGCCAATTGGGATATAAAGTTAAAACATGATAACAGCTGGGATGATCCTAGCAACTGCAAAGGGGGAATATTCTCATTAGGAGATATAAAATCGGATGGAAAAG TATCTGCAAGTAGCGACGGCGGATCATCTACTAGTGCTTTAAAAAATCTCTCCTGTCTTGTACAGGATTTCAAAGTAGCCACAAAGTCTAATAATACTCTGGTCGGGAATGACGATTTGAATCAAATTAAGATGAAAGATATAGACAACTTCGTATTTTTTGATGAGGACGAC GATTCATTGAAATCTTCTCAGTTTAGCAAGTTTTTTAAGGTATTTAATGATCAGAAGGTTCAGGTAAGGTGA
- a CDS encoding hypothetical protein (encoded by transcript BEWA_009520A) — translation MKVAPLDGEICRKKLKNHADIDSDLLVKRKRCLSLLPSPTETANQSPLVRLDTFYSDSTIKNASIEDFTQIGNLDKFGEDLDSCSEFAKTTTCLSKPGTSILQRIDRMILILNELGTLYPNWKHRRNGLLRFYCHKFNVSRVVASSTYYDKILSGLELADCSNVNLKILSLEYEGPDMRHINRHNIYSRNAKIERTLCQLDEFGSCYCSKKCAFGVYQNGVHVCSNSRGNTTDWDLGTMKDCFISSPKFLSNCEYEVMDFFSERGIMHSFSRPYASESIVEANPPFTRAATCANCGRLCRCKCQRKLFRCFNTNISDHRAESEIPSKTFLNSIEIYPPNNTFGVMQASVAVSHGLKAQSGTINIFSNPSNESKLYEKSKFHTFPALINQLFRISLSKTAPEELFNVLSSETLTHSLNIEEEALGRWRNVPSFKAWRYCWWRLSSRFVPPAGSYEDCDSTSTDVPVYKYIYSVLEIFDALGNVRYDPRLQVIGVGYLQKRNRTSCYWRYFYISELGLWKAFTKAVEYFLLISTLPVELSLDIKSMHWTVCKCHQGVMHRKSFSTGKYGMIRGYYLALKWLENVLNGFNITADTMSDFENESDVGNDTLTETKCVEQGTTLEKSTVADMLRLSARRKEITYLYSISNSGISLSADVAGADGADIGTPKSSLLRVSYERVFDGNMIAATSKSKRTNTSRVTDRSSVGYTQRSVISLTNFERGIFGKELSKHFEISDGNSLHEKGGDNSVPFKETSSIPPVIIPRVHNKWRKLEKIRSRSFLSVLANQYPELREFYNSAVRQLDEGVKQLQVHAETISMIEKTVSYIPKTYTAIYSTEDFKQHQSYTTNGCSPDVITETITLGDSKRMISPITSSLAEAQNIAEVLPINNVTYHKNSDTWSCALECAPCVVCISKACERTPNCMIFPNGRELIQELSKKLKPCSMKFTAHPFYKESPGICVIKGNTDSWCLLSYSVAKYGYEGAKALAIEFKRRYVQESLSTFLSGKHDVHDKMLLISLSNHLVSMLSTQAFIVSSSSVSVADKNKIEVVCKTETGLIPDVANSELKLENNPDDPKKQNLSRVEGQIFMDIRLGTVDNKLIAKDLCFSFGTDFVGIDGKVCTDTILKTTIPLSRICRILGITYLSRKLLSSYSLKGIEFCINHCCWVTHWTDFVHQNRVMYHKLETFLDVKSVSTLISKFDDWTEALVLHGKCYTNDSAGTKNIVDASKRFQQAFETLIPLQRVLFDALIASFSLALRALTDSYHERGLMKRLFEIYNHLKGSDEDIAKEVVSRCLAFSDTITFPFGSIHDEATPPLSSEE, via the coding sequence ATGAAGGTAGCTCCACTGGATGGAGAAATTTGCCGGAAGAAGTTAAAGAACCATGCTGATATAGATTCAGACTTGTTGGTTAAACGTAAGAGATGCTTAAGTCTACTTCCAAGTCCAACGGAAACAGCAAACCAATCGCCATTGGTTCGCCTGGATACATTTTATTCCGACTCGACAATCAAAAATGCATCGATAGAGGACTTTACGCAAATTGGTAATTTGGATaagtttggagaagatCTAGATTCTTGCTCAGAATTCGCCAAAACCACGACTTGTTTATCCAAACCTGGGACCAGCATTTTGCAGCGCATAGATCGTATgattttaattttaaatgaGTTAGGCACTCTTTATCCAAATTGGAAGCATAGACGCAATGGTTTACTTCGTTTCTATTGTCACAAGTTTAATGTTTCCAGAGTTGTGGCATCATCTACCTATTATGATAAAATACTCTCTGGCCTAGAACTAGCAGATTGTTCTAATGTtaatttgaaaatattgtCCCTGGAATATGAAGGGCCTGATATGAGGCATATCAACCGGCATAATATATATTCAAGGAATGCAAAGATTGAACGCACACTATGCCAGTTGGATGAATTTGGAAGTTGTTATTGTAGCAAGAAATGTGCTTTTGGAGTGTATCAAAATGGTGTACACGTTTGCAGTAATTCTCGTGGAAATACAACTGACTGGGATTTGGGAACTATGAAAGATTGCTTTAtatcatctccaaaatttttatcaaattGCGAATACGAAGTTATGGATTTCTTCTCAGAACGTGGTATAATGCATTCATTTTCGCGTCCATATGCTTCTGAATCCATCGTAGAGGCTAATCCTCCATTCACCAGGGCAGCTACGTGTGCTAATTGTGGAAGACTATGTCGTTGTAAGTGTCAAAGGAAGCTCTTCAGATGTTTTAATACTAACATATCAGATCATAGAGCAGAGAGTGAAATACCTTCAAAGACTTTTCTAAATTCTATAGAAATTTATCCACCAAATAATACTTTTGGAGTTATGCAGGCCTCTGTGGCAGTATCACATGGATTAAAAGCGCAGTCCGGTACGATTAATATTTTTTCAAATCCGTCCAATGAATCAAAGTTATATGAAAAATCAAAATTCCACACATTTCCTGCTCTAATCAACCAATTATTTAGAATATCTTTGTCAAAAACAGCCCCTGAGGAATTATTTAATGTTTTGTCCAGTGAAACTTTGACTCATTCTCTTAATATAGAAGAAGAAGCCCTTGGAAGATGGCGAAATGTACCATCTTTCAAGGCGTGGCGTTACTGCTGGTGGAGATTAAGCTCTAGGTTTGTTCCTCCAGCAGGATCCTACGAAGACTGTGATTCTACTTCCACTGATGTACCTGTTTATAAGTACATTTATAGTGTATTAGAGATATTCGATGCCTTAGGAAATGTTCGCTATGATCCCAGATTACAAGTTATTGGGGTTGGATACTTACAAAAACGCAATCGTACATCATGCTATTGGcgatatttttatatatcTGAACTAGGATTATGGAAAGCTTTCACTAAGGCTGTAGAATACTTTCTTTTGATATCTACATTACCAGTTGAACTTTCTCTTGACATTAAATCCATGCATTGGACTGTTTGTAAGTGTCATCAAGGAGTTATGCATAGAAAAAGTTTTTCTACGGGAAAGTATGGCATGATAAGGGGTTATTATTTGGCTCTTAAATGGCTTGAGAATGTACTTAACGGCTTTAATATCACAGCGGACACTATGTCCGATTTTGAGAATGAATCAGATGTTGGTAATGACACCTTGACAGAAACAAAATGCGTAGAACAGGGAACAACACTGGAAAAGTCTACAGTTGCAGATATGTTAAGACTATCTGCGAGGAGAAAGGAAATTACCTATTTATATTCAATTTCTAACAGCGGAATATCGCTATCTGCGGATGTAGCAGGTGCAGACGGCGCTGACATTGGCACACCTAAGTCCTCACTTTTAAGGGTCAGCTATGAGCGTGTATTTGATGGGAATATGATTGCCGCGACATCAAAGTCTAAACGTACAAATACATCACGAGTTACAGATCGTTCTAGTGTGGGATATACCCAAAGATCTGTAATATCCCTTACGAACTTTGAGCGTGgtatttttggaaaggaACTTTCTAAACATTTTGAGATTTCTGATGGAAATTCTTTACATGAGAAGGGTGGAGATAATTCTGTTCCTTTTAAAGAGACAAGCTCTATTCCTCCTGTTATAATTCCACGAGTGCATAATAAATGGAGGAAGTTGGAAAAGATACGATCAAGAAGCTTTTTGAGCGTGCTAGCAAATCAATATCCAGAGCTCAGAGAATTTTATAATTCTGCAGTTAGACAGCTCGATGAAGGTGTAAAACAACTGCAAGTTCATGCAGAAACTATTTCCATGATTGAAAAAACAGTATCGTACATACCTAAAACATACACAGCAATATATTCCACTGAAGACTTTAAACAACACCAAAGTTACACAACTAATGGCTGTTCTCCAGATGTTATTACAGAAACCATAACCCTAGGTGATTCTAAAAGAATGATTAGTCCTATAACAAGCTCACTCGCGGAGGCTCAGAATATTGCTGAGGTATTACCAATTAACAATGTTACATATCATAAAAACAGTGATACTTGGTCATGTGCCCTAGAATGTGCACCCTGTGTTGTTTGTATTTCTAAGGCCTGTGAAAGGACTCCTAATTGTATGATTTTTCCTAATGGACGTGAACTAATTCAAGAATTATCAAAGAAACTCAAGCCATGTAGTATGAAGTTTACCGCGCATCCGTTTTACAAGGAGAGTCCTGGTATCTGTGTGATTAAAGGAAATACGGATTCTTGGTGTTTACTTTCATACTCTGTTGCGAAATATGGATATGAAGGTGCTAAAGCCTTAGCAATTGAATTTAAGAGGAGGTATGTACAAGAATCACTTTCGACATTCTTAAGCGGTAAACATGATGTTCACGACAAAATGCTTTTGATTTCTCTATCTAATCATTTGGTTTCAATGTTATCCACCCAAGCATTTATAGTAAGTTCTTCTTCCGTCTCTGTTGCAGATAAGAATAAAATTGAGGTTGTTTGTAAGACTGAAACCGGATTAATTCCCGATGTCGCAAATTCAGAACTAAAACTTGAAAACAATCCTGATGATCCAAAGAAACAAAATCTTTCTCGTGTAGAGGGTCAAATATTTATGGACATTAGACTTGGAACTGTCGATAATAAACTTATAGCTAAAGATTTGTGTTTCTCTTTTGGTACAGATTTTGTCGGTATTGATGGGAAGGTTTGCACCGATACTATACTCAAGACAACAATACCATTGTCTCGTATATGTAGAATCCTTGGGATCACATATTTATCCAGGAAGCTCCTGAGCAGCTACTCTTTGAAGGGTATTGAGTTTTGTATAAATCACTGCTGTTGGGTAACCCATTGGACAGACTTTGTTCATCAAAATAGGGTGATGTACCACAAACTTGAAACTTTTTTAGATGTAAAAAGTGTATCTACTTTGATATCTAAGTTCGATGATTGGACGGAAGCATTAGTTCTGCATGGAAAGTGTTATACTAATGATTCTGCGGGTACTAAGAATATCGTAGACGCCAGTAAACGTTTTCAACAGGCGTTTGAAACATTAATTCCTCTTCAAAGAGTTTTGTTTGATGCATTAATTGCTAGTTTTTCTCTCGCTTTGAGGGCACTCACCGATTCATACCATGAGCGGGGGCTTATGAAGAGACTATTTGAAATCTATAATCACCTGAAAGGTTCAGATGAGGATATTGCTAAAGAAGTAGTTTCACGTTGTTTGGCATTCTCAGATACTATTACCTTTCCTTTTGGGTCTATTCACGATGAAGCCACCCCTCCTCTTTCATCTGAGGAGTAA
- a CDS encoding Sel1 repeat domain-containing protein (encoded by transcript BEWA_009540A): protein MALIKGQICQVFFFLCISICFEDNSRALAEDIGSSRLERLNNALFVRYGDSNKKGDPSAAIALFEKLIEEENDEITTHSLFELGKIYFFGFDGYFWKNYDIKKALEYLETSSNRNHPGALFMMSFLYSVGIKDGPPINNDKAMKCLIRSSKMDFVPSMLALAFRFLYGIDVEVDLNAAIKLYKRIFHLNSKKGNTPLFITPLEELKITEESLSYFRNNEKSGNTNDVKYRKDAMHYWENRANDGDPLANYELAKLHESDNGDNKKVAELYKKAGDRNMAPALRDLALCYLQRKGLPKNSEKAIELLKKAVSLGDYESANYLGHIYYNGDFYVDEGKPIYADKKLALKYFVIAASHEIPEAMYFLAEIIVDNSRSYKGSKYDSELSCAYHLYKSSADHGFLHAYWREAIMIENGIGTSKNLLLSALNYKIVAESHYARSNIVDSIEKYLNKDVHSCILINAIASYAGIQVAQWNVGALCLKSKCSIFKDRMISKSYLSNALLQGDTSVLYDLGTLSISEGKIRTAKDLFRRGFNSGDMKCLQPLVRMFSIDKKSINKAINLLEYKKYRNSIAKPDSGFRLSFSRTLENLRTNRDLFSLKGKRFLYNLIY, encoded by the exons ATGGCACTGATCAAGGGACAGATTTGCCAagttttcttctttctctgTATTTCCATATGTTTTGAAGATAATTCACGTGCACTTGCTGAGGATATTG GGTCAAGCCGTCTTGAACGCCTCAATAACGCACTTTTTGTTAG GTACGGGGATAGTAATAAAAAAGGGGATCCTTCTGCAGCCATAGCTctatttgaaaag TTAATAGAAGaggaaaatgatgaaataaCTACTCATTCATTGTTTGAATTGGGGAAAATTTATTTTTTCG GATTTGACGGttatttttggaaaaactaCGACATAAAAAAGGCATTGGAATATTTGGAAACTTCATCTAATAGAAACCACCCAGGGGCTTTGTTTATGATGAGTTTTTTGTATTCCGTAGGAATTAAAGATGGTCCACCTATAAACAATGACAAAGCTATGAAATGTTTGATTAGATCTTCAAAGATGGATTTTGTACCCTCAATGTTGGCTTTGGCATTCAGATTTTTATATGGAATTGATGTTGAAGTGGATTTAAATGCGGCAATAAAATTGTACAAGAGAATATTTCATTTGAATTCTAAGAAAGGTAACACTCCATTATTTATAACCCCGTTGGAAGAATTAAAGATAACAGAGGAGTCATTATCTTATTTTAGAAATAATGAGAAAAGTGGAAATACGAATGATGTTAAATATAGGAAAGATGCTATGCATTATTGGGAAAATCGTGCTAATGACGGGGATCCATTGGCAAATTATGAACTGGCTAAATTGCATGAGTCAGATAATGGTGATAACAAAAAAGTTGCAGAACTATACAAAAAAGCTGGTGATAGAAATATGGCACCTGCTTTACGTGATTTGGCACTTTGTTATTTGCAAAGAAAAGGTCTACCAAAAAATTCCGAAAAGGCGATTGAACTACTAAAAAAGGCGGTTTCACTAGGTGACTATGAATCAGCAAATTATTTGGGGCACATATATTATAATGGTGATTTTTATGTTGATGAAGGCAAACCTATATACGCAGATAAGAAGTTGGCATTAAAGTATTTTGTTATTGCAGCATCTCATGAAATCCCAGAAGCAATGTATTTTTTGGCTGAAATTATAGTTGACAACTCAAGGTCTTATAAGGGATCGAAATACGATAGTGAACTATCTTGTGCTTATCATTTATACAAAAGTTCGGCTGACCATGGATTCTTACATGCTTACTGGCGCGAGGCTATAATGATTGAAAACGGAATTGGAACTTCAAAAAATCTTCTTCTATCAGCATTAAATTACAAGATTGTTGCAGAATCACATTATGCACGATCTAATATTGTTGATTCTATTGAAAAGTATCTGAATAAAGATGTTCATTCGTGTATACTAATAAATGCAATTGCTTCTTACGCAGGAATTCAG GTTGCACAGTGGAATGTGGGAGCACTGTGTCTAAAATCAAAATGCAGTATATTCAAGGATAGGATGATATCCAAGTCTTATCTAAGTAATGCACTTTTACAAGGTGATACTAGTGTTCTTTACGACTTAGGAACGCTTTCTATAAGCGAAGGAAAAATCCGAACCGCCAAAGACCTGTTTCGCAGAGGTTTTAATAGTGGTGACATGAAATGTCTACAGCCACTTGTGAGAATGTTCTCAATAGATAAAAAAAGCATAAACAAAGCCATAAACCTGttggaatataaaaaatatcGCAACAGTATCGCAAAACCAGACTCCGGTTTTCGCCTAAGTTTCTCGAGAACACTCGAGAACCTGAGAACAAATAGAGATTTATTCAGTTTAAAAGGAAAACGCTTCCTTTACAATTTAATTTACTAG